TCATACAACCAATGCCTGAATCATATGCGTAAGCTATACAAGAACAATTCTCCAAGCATTGGGTACTACAGTTTTCTTCCAAAGTAGTTGACCAACCTGCCAAGTATGGGACTTTCATCATCGTCAGTTTCAAAAAtccatcttttttttccccttcactGCCATTATTGTTCACCCTCTCACACTGCAAGGGTGTCCTCCTCACACATCCACTAGTCCAATTTCCTCTGTTCCATTCTTCTGTATTCTTTGGCTCAAACCCCCATAAACAGCTGCAAATTGGTGAATTCTTTGAATTACAGCTTCCAAATGCCCCACACCTGCCATAAACATCGCACTCAGTCTCCAAAGTTGACCGCCTGACCTTCCAATCCTCCCCATTGTCGGAATGTTTTTGCAGTAGATTTCCTTGCGCGTTCAAGACAACAAAATCCTTTCGGAGAGGGTCGTTCGAAAAGGTAAAAGTGAAAGAGAATGTTCCTTCTCTAATACTAAATCCATTAAGATATGAAGAATCCATGTCCGGTACTCCAATAAAGATCCGGCTGTTCCATGGACCACTCCGCCAATATGGGTTGCCGTcattccaaacaaaaaattcgGGAAGATTACGAACATCAATACCGGCAGAGAAGTTTCCAATGGACGGATCAGAAGGACTTTTCCATGATGTCAGCTGCACTTTCTTACCCGTTCTAACATCAGTACCAATTTCCATCTTTGGCAAGTATGTATCAGAAGGATGTTGGAAACTCTCCCATATGATTGTCCCTGTAGTGTTTACTTGCAAGATAAGGTTTCCAGAATCTAAAAGCTGGGCACTCGAATTGACAACAGAACTTGATAAATTTGATAACCAAAGAACCTTCTTTTGCCCATCTAATACCACCAGATCGCCATCTTTGGATATGGTTAGAATTCCAGAGGAATTCTTGAGGGGCTTGTTTCTGTTAGCAACCCATATGACAGTGGGCACTGAAATTTGAGCATACCATATCCCAACATAGCGATCGGTTGAATTTGCAGGGCTAAAAAATCCCAATTTGAAATCACCGCCATTAGAGACTACGCTTTCAGGGTCGGTGATGAACTTAGCGGCTGTGATGGTGTTTGTGGCAGAGCAAAACTTTAAACAAAAGCAGAATAGCAAGACAAGAAGAGCTGACAAGTTGGTATTTCGAACGAGTCCCATAGGTTCAACGCTTCTGGTTTTTGAGAATTCAGATTTTGGATGGTCGGATGCAGATTTTGAAAGCATTGTTGATTCATTGCTTCAGGtcctctttcctttttcttcgaCAGATATTTCTACCACTCaaaactttccgtctggactgCATGATGAATTGTTTTGGCAAAAAGTACACGTAACCACAAATacgtgtttgattttttatttgcgGTTTGAAGGTCAAATACACGCTTTTGAATAAAATTGTCTCATTCAAGTGtatgtttgaaaaatatgactatttaaaaatgtgaaaaaaaagtCGAATTTTGGGATGATACCTGTACCTTTCCCGGAAAAAGAGTTTCGAATCATGCTTAGCTAAAACCCATACATCTTCAaccaactaaaaagaaaaaataaacgaGTTTGAAGGCAAACCCATCAGCAACAAAAGAGACTTAGCTTAGCTTAATATCCGTACTTCTTCAAGCAACGAGAAAATCCAAGTGAAAAGTACACCAAGAtaaattccaaaagaaaaataaaaaataaaaaaaattaaactttgcCACTACATCATCGAACCCAGAAAGCAGCAAGCTTAGTTTAatctctagagagagagagagagagagacctttcTGTGCTTGGCATTAAGCTCTTTAGAAACGTTAGCCTTCTGGTTCATGGTGAGACTCTTTTTCTCCTCAAAAgggtcctttttctttttgtgtcaTAAGAATCAGAGAGAGCGTAGGGTAAAAGGTTTAAGAAGAGGAGGGAACTGAGAACTGCCGGTACCTTCCTTGTCCTTCTCACGATGTTCTTTCTGGAGAATAACGTCTTCTGGTCTGAACACGTGTGTGTGTTGACATATATATTTAGGATTCTCTTTTTGGTGGGCTGCTGATTGTagcttttttgatttttggagATATCATACTCCATTACTCTTAGACTTTGGCCTTTTATCTTTAGGAATTCAATATTGGGTGCGTAAaggattttaagaaaaaaaagaaaagaaaaaagggtgatataaaataaaataaaatttttattttttattttttaaaggaaggTGAAAAAAATCCTgtttgaaaatgcataaaaaggaagttaaaattttaagaaaaaaaaatctcaaaattgtTTGCGAAATGTAAAAAGGATCATTGTTTCTTTATCCAAGTAATCAAAGCACGACTATCATATGGTGAGacacttttatgttggtagtaATTTATTATTGTGGTAGAATAAAAGTTTTGAGTTTAAATACTAATTTAACACGTCACCTTGATTTCAAATAatgcttcatttgtttcgacgtaaaatagtttttagaatatattttcatcatttttttggtatttgatgagagaaaaaataatggtcaacaaaaatcattttcaatttgaccgtaaaattttctttaattttttaaaaacaatttacgatttttttggatttaaactcttcactcTTGCACGCATGTTTGTAGGAATTCACTATTGCTAGACACTAAAGTTTGTTGGTAACCCGACTCTACTACCGAAGATCTCTGGATTTTAGTATCGAATTGTCGGAATTCGATAGAAAGAATTTTGACAGCAACATCGCCGGATTGCGGTAGATTAAATTTTGGCTAAACTAGCTGAAATTTGACTAGTATGggcaaaatctgaaaatttttgCCATATTCTAGCAGAcaagattccaatcaatttGGTCTGAATTTGCCGATAGCGGCCAAACGCCGTCGGATTCTTACGACaatttttaaattctattttatgtcattgatatatttttttttcatacgagTCAAATGTTATaagttactttttaaaaattacaaaaaataaaatatttaacaccGAAACAAACCTAACATAAATATTGATGATTATCTTGAGTTAATTGGGTGTCAATATCAGGCCGAGGATTAGGCAAGACAGGATTAGACATTGTTGGACATGTTGTTTCAGAGCTTTTATTTAATATAGAGTAGCCGCCACTTTCAAGCCTAATCATGTTTTCAACTCGCAAATGAGTCAATGACAGTTGGCAGGAACGGAATCGGATGGTTATTATTAATTGTGAATCGTTAAGGACAGAGGTAATCGAAAATGTCACGCATCCTTTGGATTGGAGCTATTAGACTGAAACGTTGAACCatgatatctatatatatatatacatttagatGGTTGATTAGTTTGGAAAATTAGAAAAGATTGGTaatgattaaattaaacataaattgCATCACCTGAAGTCAAATGCTGTCAGCATTTTGGTGAAGTCTATGTTGACCCCTTGGAATTGTAATATTCTACTAAATTCTAAGTTGCCGTCCGCTTAATCCACACCGTTCGatctttgatgatttttttttttttttttttttttttttttttttttttttacaacttcactaattttttagtatttacaTTAATCCGATCTATAAGTCACATCTTTTGTGACTCGAGCCGTGACATGTTTTACTACGCTTCCGAATCCAATGTCTACAATGACTCACTTTATCGTTTCTGACCTGATGGGTAGTCTTTTGATGTAATCATATTATTTAGAATTTGTATTAGTGTCCAATAACAAATAATCTCCGATAAAGAGTTTAATTTCAATTATTCTTAGTTTATTAGAGTCTGTCTCAATTCTAGTTGGTCAGTTAAATAGTTTAAGAGTCTTATTTTGATTACTGGTTATCTTTGTAACCGATCAGTATTGCCCATCTATTTAAATGAGATTattaatgaagaagatgcataATGAATATTGTTCTCTTTTGACAGCTCCACACATCTATCATTATTCAATGACTTAATACTATACTCATACATAATATCAAGTCATTTTAATTCAATCTGCTATTTGCTCCGATACCAATTATTGAAGACCCTATTGATCTAAAAACCCTAATATTATTGGGTACTAATATAAGAGTACACAAAATGGTCAGGTCCCTTCTTTCCCTCTGCAATTAACACCTTCAATTGCTGTGGAAAATGAATGAAATCATTCCATTTCTATAGAGCATCCAAATCATGCTGAAACTTTTTGCcaaaccacaattttttttttttttttttttttttttttcactttgtcGTTTGGCACTCAAACCTCATGCGAGTTGTCTAAAGATAATTGAAAACGTGGATTTGCAATCATGTTCAATTGTTTGACAATAAGCTGGTTGGATTTTTCCTTAGGTAGGAATAGGATGTGATCTAACCTGACCTAGCTTTATACCAATAAATATCACAAGCCAGAATAAGCTAAGAGGATAGGTACAATAATGGTACATGGCAAGCCCGACCGAGACTCCTTAACGCCTTTCAATTATTAGGAAAAAGAACAGCAAGAGAATTTTAGGATGATTCGATATTAGACACTTACATCCCCTCATAAAAATTGCTTTAAAGGTTATATTgcactcttatttttttttttaattattatttttattaattttttttttttttttttttttttttttttttttatgattttacaatacaaatagCCCCTAATTATAGAGAACTATGTGACTCTAAATATCAgatacatattatgggatgtatACCACATATTGGCTGAGCAACAAATAGTCGTACCACTGTGATgacttatttttgtttgtgtaaaaaaaaaaaaaaaaaaaaaagagatcgcCACAGAGGTATTGACGATGATTCCCAAATAATATCGCAGAACAGAATGTGGTACAATTAGATAAAATGCAATAGAAACAAAGGGATCGTCTCCAGGTTAACTAAAGAAGAGTAGAGGCAGATTTTGATGGGGTCAAATGGTGGTTCATGTATCTTTATCTTTGGAGGCTCAAACGGAGGCTTGTTTACTTATATTTTCTCATATGAATCTTGTCTCCAGCTATTGGGGATTCTATTGCCTTACCAACCCCAAATATGCTTATTGGGATCTATGtattaaatatttcaaacaaatcTCGAAAGAACGGCATGCCGCAGAACATATGACTCATGGTCCTTTAGGTTCTTTAAATTATGTGGAATGAATTATGTGAGGGAGTGGCAGCTTGTTTTGAAACCATACGGTTAGCTTGGAGAGAAACTTGaggtgcaatatatatataaagggggcagtatatcaattttttttaattttttaatttttaatttttgttgaactGAGTGCTACatagaattaatatatatatgggattgGTCTTTCTATAATCAAAATATTCAAAGTATgttgaattaattttatttctaacaCGGGTAGAATTCGAGCTTAATTATTTCCATGTTAAATAATTTGCTCAAgcttatcttatttattttttgagcaAACTCGAGTTCAATTGCTTAGTTAACTTATTTATTcattatataaagtaaatataatgattttatgttttttgtaaattcacactaattattaattagttaattaattattattaagattttaacacacacacacacacacacacacacacacatatatatagagaaatgatccatacactcatttctcacaacagtcccacaacaatctgacgtggctgataatattttattatttttttacaaaaagaaatgaaaacaaaacaaaaaaaataataaaatatgagaaatgatccctacactcatttctcacaacagccccacaacaagctgacgtggctagtaatattttattacattttttgttttgttttgttttctttttataaaaaaaataataaaatactaccagccacgtcagcttgttgtggggctgttgtgagaaatgagtgtaaggatcatttctcataaaatattaccagccacgtcagcttgttgtggagttgttgtgagaaatgaatgtagggatcatttttcatatatatatatatatatatatatatatatatatatatatatatatatatatatatatatattaagatgtTCTAGTtacgaaattaaaataatattgtaaaaaataataaaaatgaagttatacaagCTGAGTCGAGTTTATACAAATATAGcttatttaataatataattaagtataattttgtgttcacgatcgactcatttattaaacaaacCAAATTCTAGTCAAGTTTATATGAATGGATATCGAGCAAGCTAAGTCGTCGTACATACTTATTGATCATTTAAGGCCCTACTTAGTGGAACGTGTTAGTATGCAGTAAACTcaatattttacaaaacaaaTGAGAATAACGTACACATCATTCTGCAACATGATTTCTAACAAGTAAAtaagtcaaaaaaaaatcatgctgaCACGTTGcataaacatataattaagaaaaatgttagatttacaacaccaaaacaacaactgtacaacaacccctcacatgagggtaggTCCCATACACTGGAGTCTactctcatgtgaggggttgttgtgtgcagttgttgtgatggtgtagtacaagaatcaaatcccaacaTATAATATCATGCACATAGAATTCCCCTTCCCCCTCAATTGATGTGATTTATGTATGCTAATTAATCCTAGAGAAAGGCTAGCGGTGATTTGGTAAGGCTTCCCCTTCCAGAGGCAATGGAAGTCTTTCAACATGAATAACCATTGTAGCAGGAGCTGATTGTGtgtttcttctttaaaaaaaaaaaaaaaaaaacacacatacaAGCTATCGGCCCTGAACCCTTGTAACAGTAATATTGTTAAGGGAGTCAGCATGTGGGGCAATTTGCCTTTCGGTGAATGCAGGTTGCTTTGGAAGTGGCAGATCAATAGTCTCACTTTTAAGCATGGAAATAACAACGGATATAGTTGGCCTATCTTTTGCAAAATCTTGCACACACAACAACCCGACATGTATGCATTTCAAAATTTCCATTTCAAAGCATGGTTCTCGTATCATCGGGTCTGTTAATGCCACTATGTTTTCTGCATTCCACATTCTCCATGCCTGGAAACatataaacaaaattgaaattctTAGAAACAAGCAAACGAAGTTTTAAAAGTTAAGGCAATTAGATAGAGGAGACTTACAAATTCTAGAAGGCTCATGGCCTCCTTTTCATCATAAAAGCTAGTGTTTCTTCTTCCACTATCTATCTCTAGTAGCAACACTCCAAAGCTAAAGACatccgatttttctgaaaattgcCCTCTCATTGCATATTCAGGGGACATGTAGCCGCTGAATTTTAACAATAAGACACATCCAAATCTTGTTATATCAAATGTTAGGGTTattattttagtgaatttgGCAAAACAAAGGTATATACTTACTATGTTCCAACGACCCTTTTAGTATTGGCTTGATCTTCATTGCTCCCAAAAATCCTagccatgccaaaatctgatatttttggatttagCTCTTCGTCCAACAAGATGTTACTTGCCTTAGATCCCTATGAATAATCCTTAACCTGGAATCCCTATGAAGGTACAGCAGACCTCGACTGATTCCTTCGATAATGTTGAATCGTCTTCTCCAATCTAATAGTTTTGGTTTGACTGAAtctaatgaaaattttcaaaccaaacaagagaaagaaaatgcgTTCGGATTAAACTTGTAAGATGAGCGAACATCATGTTTGTAACACAAGTAATTTGGTGAAGTCACATCAGAATACCACaaccaaagaatataattccaTTTTTGACTCTCAACGTAGATTATTTTAGATTGTAATATTGGAAAATACTAACAAAGGGCATCAGCATGAACTAACCAAAGAGAAATGCGTCCAAACTTTTGTTTGGCATGTATTCATAGACCAACATCTTTTCTTCCCCTTCAACACAGCAGCCAAGGAGTCTAACCAGATTCCGGTGTTGGAGTTTAGAGATCACCACCACCTCATTCATAAATTCTTCTAGCCCTTGTCCAGAGGCTCTTGAAAGTCTTTTTACTGCAATTTCTTCTCCATCTGACATTTTTCCCTATAAACAAACAACAACCAACTGACTACATATTCAAATTGTTAGGCAATAACATTCTACAAGAACAACCATATTACCCTGTATACGGGACCAAATCCACCCTGCCCAAGCTTATTTGATAGATGGAAGTTGTTTGTTGCACTTGCCATCTCTTGAAGACTAAATAATGGTAGCTCTTGGAGTAAAACTTGGTTTACGTTTTCTCCATGCTTGTCCTCCCTACGATATTTTGTTGCTGGTGTTTATACAATAGTAGTTAGTAATCTCTATGTAGAAATGTTACATTTCTTAGTTCACTGAGCTAAAAGGAATTTACataacatcattttttttttgtaagatcaGAGTGACAATTTTACCCTTTAGTTTTGAACTCCAACGCCACAATAAGTAAGTGCAGATGCCAGTGAATATTACTCCTATGATCACTGTGACTATGACGATTGCTTTCACATTTCCCATTTTGTCTGTAAATCAGAGAAAACATCAAActaattcatccaaaataaaacagaattaTCTTTACAAGGACTTCCTTAGCTTGGGAAGTTGGGTTGGATTGAAATACAGTTTTACCAATTTTGCAACATTGATAAATTTCAAGAATAAGATAAAtttagagagaaaacaaaaacaacccacCGAGTTCTGAATAGGCCAAACGAACATAAAGATCAACTCCGCCGGTCGAGAATTTCTGTATGTCAATTAAGCTTCCTGTCCATGTCATACAACCAATGCCTGAATCATATGCGTAAGCTATACAAGAACAATTCTCCAAGCATTGGGTACTACAGTTTTCTTCCAAAGTAGTTGACCAACCTGCCAAGTATGGGAATTTCATCATCGTCAGTTTCAAAAAtccatcttt
This DNA window, taken from Alnus glutinosa chromosome 5, dhAlnGlut1.1, whole genome shotgun sequence, encodes the following:
- the LOC133868108 gene encoding G-type lectin S-receptor-like serine/threonine-protein kinase At1g11330 isoform X1, whose amino-acid sequence is MLSKSASDHPKSEFSKTRSVEPMGLVRNTNLSALLVLLFCFCLKFCSATNTITAAKFITDPESVVSNGGDFKLGFFSPANSTDRYVGIWYAQISVPTVIWVANRNKPLKNSSGILTISKDGDLVVLDGQKKVLWLSNLSSSVVNSSAQLLDSGNLILQVNTTGTIIWESFQHPSDTYLPKMEIGTDVRTGKKVQLTSWKSPSDPSIGNFSAGIDVRNLPEFFVWNDGNPYWRSGPWNSRIFIGVPDMDSSYLNGFSIREGTFSFTFTFSNDPLRKDFVVLNAQGNLLQKHSDNGEDWKVRRSTLETECDVYGRCGAFGSCNSKNSPICSCLWGFEPKNTEEWNRGNWTSGCVRRTPLQCERVNNNGSEGEKKDGFLKLTMMKVPYLAGWSTTLEENCSTQCLENCSCIAYAYDSGIGCMTWTGSLIDIQKFSTGGADLYVRLAYSELDKMGNVKTIVIVTVIIGVIFTGICTYLLWRWSSKLKATKYRREDKHGENVNQVLLQELPLFSLQEMASATNNFHLSNKLGQGGFGPVYRGKMSNGEEIAVKRLSRASGQGLEEFMNEVVVISKLQHRNLVRLLGCCVEGEEKMLVYEYMPNKSLDAFLFDSVKPKLLDWRRRFNIIEGISRGLLYLHRDSRLRIIHRDLKASNILLDEELNPKISDFGMARIFGSNEDQANTKRVVGTYGYMSPEYAMRGRFSEKSDVFSFGVLLLEIVSGRRNTSFYDEKEAMSLLEFAWRMWNAENIVALTDPMIREPCFEMEILKCIHVGLLCVQDFAKDRPTISVVISMLKSETIDLPLPKQPAFTERQIAPHADSLNNITVTRVQGR